The Cervus elaphus chromosome 12, mCerEla1.1, whole genome shotgun sequence genome includes a region encoding these proteins:
- the LOC122705140 gene encoding 60S ribosomal protein L17-like — protein MVRYSLDPENPTKSCKSRGSNLPVHFKNTRETAQAIKGMHIGKATKYLKDVTLKKQCVPFRRYNGGVGRCAQAKQWGWTQGRWPKKSAEFLLHMLKNAESNAELKGLDVDSLVTEHIQVNKAPKMRRRTYRAHGWINPYMSSPCHIEMILTEKEQIVPKPEEEVAQKKKISQRKLKKQKLMARE, from the coding sequence ATGGTGCGCTATTCACTcgacccagaaaaccccacaaaatcatgcaaatcaagaggttcaaatcttcctgttcactttaagaacactCGTGAGACTGCCCAGGCCATAAAGGGTATGCACATCGGAAAAGCCACCAAGTATCTGAaggatgtcactttaaagaagcaatgtgtGCCATTCCGTCGTTACAATGGTGGAGTTGGTAGGTGTGCACAGgccaaacagtggggctggacacagggtcggtggcccaaaaagagtgctgaatttttactacacatgctcaaaaatgcagagagtaatgctGAACTTAAGGGCTTAGATGTAGATTCTCTGGTCACTGAGCACATCCAAGTGAACAAAGCCCCCAAGATGAGGCGCAGGACTTACAGAGCTCACGGTTGGATCAACCCCTAcatgagctctccctgccacattgagatgatccttaccgaaaaagaacagattgttcctaaaccagaagaggaggttgcacagaagaaaaagatatcccagaggaaactgaagaaacaaaaacttatggcccGGGAATAA